The following proteins come from a genomic window of Shinella zoogloeoides:
- a CDS encoding HAD family hydrolase → MIKAVLWDMDGTLVDSEDIAVDALGLAMKEAGLIPPTDLKERVVGRSSDEIYHYVVETFGLRTNPIDWERRKHHFYFRASGALRGYDDAVLTWRRFDAAGIRQAVISNSDRAIMDVNLRAAGLVRPGLVTVARNDVLHGKPHPEGYLRAAYLLGVTPRECVIVEDSVSGAAAAQAAGIEAVFVPHSHSTAPQGVRTLSSMRAFEDEVLTRR, encoded by the coding sequence ATGATCAAGGCAGTCTTGTGGGATATGGACGGTACGCTCGTTGACAGCGAGGACATCGCCGTCGATGCGCTTGGCCTTGCCATGAAGGAAGCCGGACTGATTCCACCGACAGATCTGAAGGAGCGTGTCGTCGGGCGCTCGTCGGACGAGATCTATCATTATGTCGTCGAAACCTTCGGCCTGCGGACTAATCCGATAGACTGGGAACGACGCAAGCACCATTTCTACTTTCGCGCGTCCGGAGCGTTGCGGGGTTATGACGATGCTGTCCTGACCTGGAGAAGGTTTGACGCCGCCGGCATTCGACAAGCGGTGATCTCGAACAGTGACCGAGCCATTATGGATGTCAATCTGCGCGCCGCAGGCCTTGTCCGGCCCGGGCTGGTAACAGTCGCGCGCAATGACGTATTGCACGGTAAACCTCATCCGGAAGGTTATCTGCGTGCCGCTTACCTTCTCGGCGTCACGCCGCGCGAATGCGTCATCGTGGAAGATAGCGTCAGTGGCGCGGCCGCCGCTCAGGCCGCGGGCATCGAGGCTGTCTTCGTCCCCCACAGCCACAGCACAGCGCCCCAAGGTGTCAGGACGCTCTCCTCCATGCGCGCATTTGAAGACGAGGTGCTTACGCGTCGATAA
- a CDS encoding zinc-binding dehydrogenase, producing the protein MKAWVHHETGATGVLRLEERPRPKPGKGEALVRNRAIGLNPVDWKFIEWGHPAWEWPHIPGVDGAGEVEALGEGVQHIARGARVAYHNDLLRPGSFAEYTVVPARALIPLPAALPFGAAAAIPCPALTAFQAVSKVPLGPGAHVLVTGASGAVGGALLQLARSRGWIVHAVCSAAQAARVLRLGAATVTDYHLPAWREEIREKTRVQPLQAVFDMVSGAHAASLAPLLTANGHLVCVQDRQETTPLPAFTTTISLHEVGLNAMHGYADNWQWGNLVAAGAAIATDIVSGRFDPQIVEIAAFEGLPEALSRLKSGPNPGNRVVQI; encoded by the coding sequence ATGAAAGCTTGGGTCCATCACGAAACCGGCGCAACTGGCGTCCTGCGGCTGGAAGAGCGGCCGCGGCCAAAGCCGGGTAAGGGCGAGGCGCTGGTGCGCAACCGCGCCATCGGTCTCAATCCCGTCGACTGGAAATTCATCGAGTGGGGTCATCCGGCCTGGGAATGGCCGCACATTCCGGGCGTCGACGGCGCCGGCGAGGTGGAGGCGCTGGGCGAGGGGGTGCAGCATATCGCCCGCGGCGCCCGGGTCGCCTATCACAACGATCTCCTGCGGCCGGGCTCCTTCGCCGAATATACGGTGGTGCCGGCGAGAGCGCTGATTCCTTTGCCGGCAGCGTTGCCGTTCGGCGCCGCAGCGGCGATCCCGTGTCCGGCCCTGACGGCTTTCCAGGCGGTGTCGAAGGTTCCGCTCGGTCCCGGTGCGCATGTGCTGGTGACGGGTGCTTCCGGCGCCGTCGGAGGCGCGCTTCTGCAACTGGCGCGGTCCCGTGGCTGGATCGTTCACGCCGTCTGCTCTGCCGCGCAGGCGGCCCGCGTTCTGCGCCTCGGTGCCGCGACCGTGACGGATTATCACCTTCCAGCCTGGCGCGAGGAAATCCGGGAAAAGACGCGTGTCCAGCCGCTGCAGGCGGTCTTCGATATGGTGAGCGGCGCGCATGCGGCTTCGCTGGCGCCGCTTCTTACGGCGAACGGACATCTCGTCTGCGTTCAGGACCGGCAGGAAACCACGCCGCTTCCGGCGTTTACGACGACGATCTCCCTGCACGAGGTCGGGCTGAACGCGATGCATGGCTATGCCGATAACTGGCAGTGGGGCAATCTCGTTGCCGCAGGTGCTGCGATCGCCACTGATATCGTGTCGGGACGCTTCGATCCCCAGATCGTCGAAATTGCCGCTTTCGAAGGCTTGCCGGAGGCGCTGTCGCGTCTGAAATCCGGACCCAATCCCGGCAACCGCGTGGTTCAAATCTGA
- a CDS encoding SDR family NAD(P)-dependent oxidoreductase, with product MIKPYPLALITGGGTGIGRATAEFLLAAGWRVIAVGLDCDDDLPEGIRFHKADVTNTNAILAAIDSEEGLDGFVHCAGILRHEREWQIADFDAVMQVNVSAGFALANALLPRLEVARGSIVMLASMWAIFGSPGAPAYTASKGAVAALTRSMAVAWAGKGVRVNSVAPGWVETRMSARARADIERAARINGRIPMGRWAQPSEVASVIRFLLSPDAAYVTGTMLPIDGGYSVC from the coding sequence ATGATCAAGCCATATCCACTCGCCCTTATCACCGGTGGTGGAACCGGCATCGGCCGCGCCACCGCGGAGTTCCTGTTAGCCGCAGGCTGGCGGGTAATCGCGGTCGGCCTTGATTGCGACGACGACCTGCCGGAGGGCATTCGCTTCCATAAAGCAGATGTGACAAATACGAATGCCATCCTTGCGGCCATTGATAGCGAAGAGGGCTTGGACGGTTTCGTTCACTGCGCGGGCATCCTGCGTCATGAGCGGGAATGGCAGATCGCGGATTTCGATGCCGTTATGCAGGTCAATGTCAGCGCCGGCTTCGCGCTTGCAAATGCGCTCTTACCGCGTCTGGAGGTGGCCCGTGGTTCCATTGTGATGCTCGCGTCGATGTGGGCGATCTTCGGCTCGCCTGGCGCGCCGGCCTATACGGCGAGCAAGGGCGCGGTGGCGGCGCTCACCCGCTCGATGGCCGTTGCCTGGGCGGGGAAGGGTGTGCGGGTAAATTCCGTGGCGCCGGGTTGGGTGGAGACGCGCATGTCGGCGCGGGCACGCGCAGACATTGAACGCGCCGCGCGTATAAACGGCCGCATTCCGATGGGGCGCTGGGCGCAGCCGTCCGAGGTCGCCTCGGTCATCCGTTTCCTGCTGTCGCCCGATGCGGCCTATGTCACGGGTACTATGCTGCCGATCGATGGCGGCTATTCCGTTTGCTGA
- a CDS encoding glycerol dehydrogenase — translation MPLQQKPIMEMFDSRVTVFGAPGRYIQGRGAWRLVGDCAATLGARAVLVIDATIRDMLAGQVEESCATAGVELQVLSFAGHLGPATGAELQAQLDGPVAAVLAAGGGRAIDAGKALAERLGSGLITLPTVASNDAPTSKNFVLYEDGHRMLEVRHLMRNPDFVIVDTDILSKAPKALFRAGMGDALAKKFEADACFNSGGGTMFLARSTRLANQVADTCYKTLLKHGAGAWAVVGTGTVTDDFDAAVEAMILMAGLGFESGGLSLPHALTRGIPLLPGGGDVLHGIQVAWALIVHFEALDLEPPPELMRLYKIVGLPLSLQDMGLGAPSRAQLAALADATLVVRHMKNMPFKLEAETLVTAITRVEEKAPNRRISV, via the coding sequence ATGCCGTTGCAACAAAAACCCATCATGGAGATGTTCGATTCGCGCGTCACCGTCTTCGGTGCACCGGGGCGCTATATCCAGGGACGGGGCGCCTGGCGTCTGGTGGGAGATTGCGCCGCAACGCTCGGCGCGCGCGCCGTGCTTGTCATCGACGCCACGATCCGCGACATGCTGGCCGGGCAGGTGGAGGAGAGCTGTGCGACCGCAGGCGTCGAGCTCCAGGTTCTCTCTTTTGCCGGGCATCTCGGCCCGGCTACCGGCGCGGAATTGCAGGCGCAGCTCGACGGTCCGGTCGCGGCGGTGCTGGCGGCCGGCGGTGGCCGGGCGATCGATGCCGGCAAGGCGCTGGCCGAACGCCTCGGCTCCGGTCTCATCACCCTGCCAACCGTAGCCTCCAACGACGCGCCGACCTCGAAGAATTTCGTCCTCTACGAAGACGGCCACCGAATGCTCGAGGTGCGCCATCTCATGCGCAACCCGGATTTCGTCATCGTCGATACCGATATCCTATCCAAGGCGCCGAAGGCATTGTTCCGCGCAGGGATGGGCGATGCGCTTGCCAAGAAATTCGAGGCGGATGCTTGCTTCAACAGCGGCGGCGGGACGATGTTCCTGGCGCGTTCGACGCGGCTTGCCAATCAGGTTGCCGACACCTGTTACAAGACGCTTTTGAAGCACGGCGCCGGCGCTTGGGCAGTCGTGGGAACTGGCACGGTCACCGACGACTTTGATGCGGCCGTGGAAGCGATGATCCTCATGGCTGGCCTCGGTTTCGAAAGCGGTGGCCTTTCGCTGCCTCATGCGCTGACGCGCGGCATCCCGCTTCTGCCGGGCGGCGGCGACGTGCTGCACGGTATCCAGGTCGCTTGGGCGCTAATCGTCCATTTCGAGGCGTTGGACCTAGAGCCCCCGCCTGAACTGATGCGGCTCTACAAGATTGTCGGGCTTCCATTGTCACTGCAGGACATGGGTCTCGGTGCGCCATCGCGTGCCCAACTTGCCGCCCTTGCCGACGCGACGCTTGTCGTCCGTCACATGAAGAACATGCCATTCAAACTCGAAGCGGAAACACTCGTGACTGCCATCACGCGCGTCGAGGAAAAGGCCCCAAATCGGAGGATTAGCGTATGA
- a CDS encoding shikimate dehydrogenase family protein: MDRRITGTTHVVVHLAYPSHHLRTPTYFNAYCSDHGQNAVLVPWQVAPENLAMAFEGLRRIESLAGVIVTIPHKISVAGLCDSLSDTAGFLGVANVARRTPDGRFHGEMFDGAGFVQGLLREGHAIRGRNTLLLGAGGAATGIAEALVRGGVARLAIANRSMDKAEELAARLRGAFAGHDVIAAPADARGFDLVVNGTSLGMKTSDPLPVDPATLEPGALVAEVVMEPDVTPLLRLASERGCETHRGVHMITGQIELLARFLLDEPGA; this comes from the coding sequence ATGGATCGACGCATCACCGGCACGACACACGTCGTCGTGCATCTCGCTTACCCATCCCACCACCTGCGCACGCCGACCTACTTCAACGCCTACTGCTCCGACCATGGCCAAAACGCCGTGCTGGTGCCCTGGCAGGTTGCGCCGGAAAACCTCGCGATGGCCTTCGAGGGGCTGCGCCGGATCGAGAGCCTTGCCGGCGTCATCGTCACCATTCCGCACAAGATCAGCGTCGCGGGCCTCTGCGATAGCCTGTCGGACACCGCCGGCTTTCTCGGTGTTGCCAATGTCGCGCGCCGCACGCCGGACGGCCGCTTCCACGGCGAGATGTTCGACGGCGCCGGCTTCGTGCAGGGGCTTCTTCGCGAAGGGCATGCCATCCGCGGTCGCAACACCCTGCTGCTCGGCGCCGGCGGCGCAGCCACGGGCATTGCCGAGGCGCTGGTGCGTGGCGGCGTCGCCCGCCTTGCCATTGCCAACCGTTCCATGGACAAGGCCGAGGAACTTGCGGCACGGCTGCGCGGCGCCTTTGCAGGACACGACGTCATCGCGGCCCCCGCCGATGCGCGCGGTTTCGACCTCGTCGTCAACGGCACTTCGCTCGGCATGAAGACGAGCGATCCGCTGCCGGTCGATCCCGCAACGCTGGAGCCGGGCGCGCTGGTCGCCGAGGTCGTGATGGAACCCGACGTCACGCCTTTGCTGCGGCTGGCGTCGGAACGGGGATGCGAAACCCACAGGGGTGTGCATATGATCACCGGACAGATTGAGTTGCTGGCAAGGTTTCTATTGGACGAACCGGGCGCCTGA
- a CDS encoding ABC transporter permease: MQKKAGIAAFLIRYNIFLMLALLVVASALLSDVFLTPQNLWNLLRQLVPLALVSIGMLLVILTGGIDLSVGALAAIGAMVVAMLLPYLPAQAAVGLVVGIVAAITAGALLGAVTGALVALFRMAPFIASLAMMTVARGIAFMMSNGQPVRFPRDTGAADLMRAFGSGALPGIGMPWPVLIALLFIVLFVVLMAQSKFGRLVIATGSNEVAVRLAGIPVARYKFLVYAIAGGLSALAGVVATARTAVGTANTGFGLELDAIAACVIGGALLSGGKGSVVNTMIGVLILGLIGNIMNLLSVPAYPQQIIKGVIIVFAVLLQNVSGETKRT; this comes from the coding sequence ATGCAAAAGAAAGCCGGTATCGCCGCCTTCTTGATCCGCTACAACATCTTTCTGATGCTGGCGCTGCTCGTCGTCGCTTCCGCGTTGTTGTCGGATGTGTTCCTGACGCCGCAGAACCTGTGGAACCTGCTCCGTCAGCTCGTGCCGCTGGCCCTCGTCTCCATTGGCATGCTGCTGGTGATTCTGACCGGCGGCATCGACCTATCGGTCGGGGCGCTTGCGGCCATCGGCGCCATGGTCGTCGCCATGCTGCTGCCTTATCTGCCGGCGCAGGCCGCTGTCGGTCTCGTCGTCGGCATTGTCGCCGCAATTACCGCTGGCGCGCTGCTAGGGGCGGTGACGGGTGCCCTCGTCGCTCTCTTCCGCATGGCGCCGTTCATCGCCTCGCTCGCGATGATGACGGTCGCGCGCGGCATAGCCTTCATGATGTCGAACGGCCAGCCAGTGCGCTTTCCGCGCGATACGGGAGCAGCCGATCTCATGCGCGCCTTCGGCAGCGGCGCGTTGCCCGGCATCGGCATGCCTTGGCCGGTGTTGATCGCGCTCCTCTTCATCGTGCTCTTCGTCGTTCTGATGGCCCAGAGCAAGTTCGGCCGCCTCGTCATCGCCACCGGCTCGAACGAGGTCGCGGTGCGCCTCGCCGGCATCCCGGTCGCGCGCTACAAATTCCTCGTCTATGCCATCGCGGGCGGGCTTTCAGCGCTGGCCGGCGTGGTGGCGACGGCACGCACGGCGGTTGGCACGGCCAATACCGGTTTCGGCCTCGAACTCGATGCGATCGCTGCCTGCGTCATCGGCGGCGCGTTGCTCTCGGGCGGCAAGGGTTCGGTGGTCAACACGATGATCGGCGTGCTCATCCTCGGTCTTATCGGCAACATCATGAACCTGCTGTCGGTGCCCGCCTATCCGCAGCAGATCATCAAGGGCGTCATCATCGTCTTCGCCGTACTACTGCAAAATGTCAGCGGCGAGACGAAGCGCACCTGA
- a CDS encoding sugar ABC transporter ATP-binding protein, producing the protein MHLSMLQIDKAFGGVAALQGASLEAFGGEVHGLMGENGAGKSTLMKVLAGAYRRDSGEIHLDGQPADIASPHEAIAKGISVIYQEFSLAGHLSVAENVLIEELGRPGIRVPWTEMVRRTHALLSDMGFEDIDPMQPAGELPVAYQQVVEICKALSRDSRILVFDEPTAVLTRHETEKLFRLIRLLRERGVCILYISHRLEEIFTLCDRVTVLKDGQTVGSWPIDAIDQKGLVRRMIGRELSDLFPPRKAKPGETLLEVEGLDAGPMVRKVSFTVRAGEILGVSGLVGAGRTETMRAIFGADPLQSGRIKLAGREIVNASPGQAVANGIGMLPEDRKHQGVLLDLPIRINAMMTPANPFISAFGFIRNREEIAAVEEIAKGLRLKSAGIDISAGTLSGGNQQKVAIMKWIAAKCRVLIFDEPTRGVDVGAKIEIYRVMNELAEAGAAVIMVSSDMLEVIGMSDRVVVMRQGAVAGELLKHQISEEAIIGLAMGTEA; encoded by the coding sequence ATGCATCTTTCGATGTTGCAGATCGACAAGGCCTTCGGCGGCGTCGCGGCCCTGCAGGGTGCCAGCCTCGAAGCCTTCGGCGGCGAGGTCCATGGACTGATGGGCGAAAACGGGGCGGGCAAGTCCACCCTGATGAAGGTTCTTGCCGGCGCCTACCGGCGCGATTCCGGCGAAATCCATCTCGACGGCCAGCCCGCCGACATCGCCTCGCCGCATGAGGCGATCGCCAAGGGCATATCCGTCATCTACCAGGAATTCTCGCTCGCCGGCCATCTCTCCGTGGCGGAGAACGTGCTGATCGAAGAACTGGGACGGCCCGGCATTCGGGTCCCGTGGACCGAGATGGTGCGGCGGACCCACGCGCTGCTTTCCGACATGGGTTTCGAAGACATTGACCCGATGCAGCCCGCCGGCGAATTACCGGTCGCCTACCAGCAGGTGGTGGAGATCTGCAAGGCACTGTCGCGCGACAGCCGGATCCTGGTGTTCGACGAACCGACCGCCGTGCTGACCCGCCATGAAACGGAAAAGCTCTTCCGCCTCATCCGCCTGCTGCGCGAGCGCGGCGTGTGCATTCTCTATATCTCGCACCGGCTGGAGGAGATCTTTACGCTTTGCGACCGGGTTACGGTGCTGAAGGACGGTCAGACCGTCGGCAGTTGGCCAATCGATGCAATCGACCAGAAGGGCCTCGTGCGCCGGATGATCGGCCGCGAATTGTCCGACCTTTTCCCACCGCGCAAAGCGAAGCCCGGCGAGACGCTACTCGAGGTCGAAGGCCTCGATGCCGGGCCGATGGTGCGCAAAGTCTCCTTTACCGTCCGGGCCGGAGAAATTCTCGGCGTAAGCGGGCTGGTGGGGGCCGGGCGCACGGAAACCATGCGCGCCATCTTTGGTGCCGATCCCCTGCAGTCCGGCCGCATCAAGCTCGCAGGTCGCGAGATCGTCAACGCCTCGCCGGGCCAGGCGGTCGCCAACGGTATCGGCATGCTGCCGGAGGACCGCAAGCACCAGGGCGTGCTGCTCGATCTGCCGATCCGTATCAATGCCATGATGACGCCGGCCAATCCCTTCATCTCGGCCTTCGGTTTCATCCGCAACCGCGAAGAGATCGCCGCCGTCGAGGAGATCGCCAAGGGCCTGCGCCTGAAATCGGCCGGCATCGACATTTCCGCCGGTACGCTTTCGGGCGGCAACCAGCAGAAGGTGGCGATCATGAAATGGATTGCCGCCAAGTGCCGCGTGCTCATCTTCGACGAGCCGACGCGCGGCGTCGATGTCGGTGCCAAGATCGAGATCTACCGCGTGATGAACGAACTCGCCGAGGCGGGCGCCGCCGTCATAATGGTCTCCTCCGACATGCTGGAGGTGATCGGCATGTCGGACCGGGTCGTCGTCATGCGCCAGGGCGCGGTCGCCGGCGAACTTCTCAAACATCAAATCAGCGAGGAAGCCATCATCGGCCTCGCCATGGGAACGGAGGCGTGA
- a CDS encoding sugar ABC transporter substrate-binding protein, translating to MKTYGKFAAAALLFTALSGPAFAAEKHELYSHMPNTALSGVIDPQMDDRADIVKALPKTPKDPKNIVIGWTEITLGNAWFVEVVEAAKRKAAEYGGYTIDIQVADGDPSKTSAHFDSFITKGVDVIVVDPTDVAGAATDAQRAVDAGIPVIALGTVPDASGPFVSTVLANPFGNGFEAGVYAAKHIGKDASIVSGVTIGTLGNSTSESRITGLLSGIVFERSNQFNLGLSREDAMLKGFNLFQDLKTGGSFNWAEGKFEVVGIQPGGWTEEGGLKGAEDLLAGHGDRINLMLAENDFMGIGALTAIENIGKKGQIPVACAADGFRVALDLVKSGDLLVTGANSGRATGEGVMVLINEIFRKGFDANNLPLGSYFPAEIITKENVDSLIDPDQSNPFFKYEVPPFRTIPQIRG from the coding sequence ATGAAGACCTATGGAAAATTCGCCGCCGCGGCGCTGTTGTTTACGGCGCTGTCCGGTCCGGCTTTCGCCGCCGAAAAGCATGAACTTTACTCGCACATGCCGAACACCGCGCTGTCGGGCGTGATCGACCCGCAGATGGACGACCGCGCCGATATCGTCAAGGCGCTGCCGAAGACGCCGAAGGACCCGAAGAACATCGTGATCGGCTGGACCGAGATCACGCTCGGCAATGCCTGGTTCGTAGAGGTGGTCGAGGCAGCCAAGCGCAAGGCGGCCGAATATGGCGGCTATACGATCGACATCCAGGTGGCCGACGGTGATCCGTCCAAGACCTCGGCACATTTCGATTCCTTCATCACCAAGGGTGTCGACGTGATCGTGGTCGATCCGACCGACGTGGCGGGCGCTGCGACCGACGCCCAGCGCGCCGTCGATGCCGGCATTCCCGTTATCGCGCTCGGCACGGTGCCGGATGCCTCGGGTCCTTTCGTTTCGACGGTTCTTGCCAATCCTTTCGGCAACGGCTTCGAGGCCGGTGTCTACGCGGCCAAGCATATCGGCAAGGACGCGTCGATCGTCTCGGGCGTCACCATCGGCACGCTCGGCAATTCGACCTCGGAAAGCCGCATTACCGGCCTGCTATCGGGCATCGTTTTTGAACGCTCGAACCAGTTCAATCTCGGCCTCAGCCGCGAGGATGCGATGCTGAAGGGCTTCAACCTGTTCCAGGACCTGAAGACCGGCGGTTCGTTCAACTGGGCGGAAGGCAAGTTCGAAGTCGTCGGCATCCAGCCGGGCGGATGGACGGAAGAGGGCGGCCTGAAGGGCGCCGAAGACCTGCTCGCCGGCCATGGCGACCGCATCAACCTGATGCTCGCCGAGAACGACTTCATGGGCATCGGCGCGCTGACGGCCATCGAGAACATCGGCAAGAAGGGCCAAATTCCGGTCGCCTGCGCCGCCGATGGTTTCCGCGTTGCGCTCGATCTCGTCAAGAGCGGCGACCTGCTGGTGACCGGCGCCAACAGTGGCCGCGCCACGGGTGAGGGCGTCATGGTGCTGATCAACGAGATCTTCCGCAAGGGCTTCGACGCGAACAACCTGCCGCTCGGTTCCTATTTCCCGGCCGAGATCATCACCAAGGAGAATGTCGACAGCCTGATCGATCCCGACCAGTCGAACCCGTTCTTCAAATACGAGGTTCCGCCCTTCCGCACGATCCCGCAGATCCGCGGCTGA
- a CDS encoding transketolase family protein → MSQALARPQSPNSWHYRELNQKNPGLDHLSNGLISLVEAGHPVMAGSADLQYSNGLNRFAARYPDRYVGFGISEQNMVSAAAGIATTGIMPYVATFASFLGLLTCEQIRMDVAYCALPVRLIGHHTGISMGFYGTSHHATEDIGTMRSIADLTVVSPADGPQLEAAIRASVDHDRPIYFRTGRGREPDLYDPKADFVFGKAIEHARGEELTMIACGLPVHPAVQVAKRLNAAGRSIGVIDMATVKPIDRDAVLEAAARSKLLMTIEEHNIIGGLGAAVAEVLADEGVGKRLIRHGIHDEYALIAPPTHLYAHYKLDEKGIEELVLKAIG, encoded by the coding sequence ATGAGCCAAGCCCTCGCACGTCCCCAGTCGCCGAATTCCTGGCACTACCGCGAACTGAACCAGAAGAATCCTGGCCTCGACCATCTGTCGAACGGCCTGATCTCGCTGGTAGAGGCGGGCCATCCCGTCATGGCGGGGTCGGCCGACCTGCAATACTCCAATGGCCTCAACCGTTTTGCGGCGCGCTACCCGGACCGCTATGTCGGCTTCGGCATTTCGGAGCAGAACATGGTTTCCGCCGCCGCCGGCATCGCGACGACCGGCATAATGCCCTATGTCGCCACCTTCGCCTCGTTCCTTGGCCTGCTTACCTGCGAGCAGATCCGCATGGACGTCGCCTATTGCGCCCTGCCGGTGCGTCTGATCGGCCATCACACCGGCATTTCCATGGGCTTTTACGGCACCTCGCATCACGCTACGGAAGATATCGGCACGATGCGCTCGATCGCCGACCTGACGGTGGTTTCCCCCGCCGACGGCCCGCAACTCGAGGCGGCGATCCGCGCCAGCGTCGATCACGATCGGCCGATCTACTTCCGCACCGGGCGCGGCCGTGAGCCGGACCTCTACGATCCCAAGGCCGACTTCGTCTTCGGCAAGGCCATCGAGCATGCGCGCGGCGAGGAACTCACCATGATTGCCTGCGGCCTGCCGGTGCACCCCGCCGTGCAGGTGGCCAAGCGGCTCAATGCCGCCGGCCGGTCGATCGGCGTCATCGACATGGCGACCGTCAAGCCGATCGACCGCGACGCGGTGCTTGAAGCGGCGGCCCGTTCAAAGCTGCTGATGACCATCGAGGAGCACAATATCATCGGCGGTCTTGGGGCGGCCGTTGCCGAGGTACTGGCGGACGAGGGCGTGGGCAAGCGGCTCATCCGCCATGGCATCCACGACGAGTACGCGCTGATCGCGCCGCCGACCCATCTCTACGCCCATTACAAGCTCGACGAGAAAGGCATCGAGGAACTGGTGCTGAAAGCTATCGGCTGA
- a CDS encoding transketolase, with protein MNSALRNDFRPDEATIARLRDRAQFVRLETIRLIEIAKVGHYTSVFSAAEIFAALYYDVMRLSDNPKWADRDRFLMGKGHAAVGLFPILADLGYLPVEVLNGYTRLGNPLGDHPDMRKVPGVDFSSGSIGHALSNGLGMALAGRMQGRSFTTFVMLGDGEMQEGQVWEAAIGAAHHKLNRLVAIVDRNGYQLDGAVDDVMGIEPLDEKWRAFGWEVHVVDGHDIAELTAALRRAKADEARTRPCCIIARTLKGKGVSYMETEPGWHLGYLDPIDADAARAEILSKVI; from the coding sequence TTGAATTCGGCACTGAGAAATGATTTCCGCCCCGATGAGGCGACCATCGCGCGGCTTCGCGACCGGGCGCAGTTCGTGCGGCTGGAGACGATCCGTTTGATCGAGATCGCTAAGGTCGGCCATTACACGTCGGTCTTTTCGGCGGCCGAGATTTTCGCCGCACTCTATTACGACGTGATGCGGCTGAGCGACAATCCGAAATGGGCCGATCGCGACCGCTTCCTGATGGGCAAGGGCCACGCAGCCGTAGGGCTGTTCCCGATCCTTGCCGATCTCGGCTACCTGCCGGTGGAGGTGCTGAACGGCTATACCCGCCTCGGCAATCCGCTCGGCGATCATCCCGACATGCGCAAGGTGCCGGGTGTCGACTTCTCCTCCGGCTCCATCGGTCATGCCCTGTCGAACGGTCTCGGCATGGCGCTTGCGGGACGCATGCAGGGCCGCAGCTTCACCACCTTCGTCATGCTGGGCGACGGCGAGATGCAGGAGGGCCAGGTCTGGGAAGCCGCCATCGGGGCGGCGCACCACAAGCTCAACCGTCTGGTCGCCATCGTCGACCGCAATGGCTACCAGCTCGACGGTGCCGTGGACGATGTCATGGGCATCGAGCCGCTCGACGAGAAATGGCGCGCCTTCGGCTGGGAGGTGCATGTCGTCGATGGCCACGACATCGCCGAACTGACGGCGGCGCTGCGCCGAGCGAAGGCAGATGAAGCCCGCACGCGCCCGTGCTGCATCATCGCCCGCACCCTCAAGGGCAAGGGTGTGAGCTACATGGAGACCGAGCCTGGCTGGCACCTCGGCTATCTCGATCCGATCGACGCCGACGCCGCCCGCGCCGAAATCCTTTCGAAGGTGATCTGA